A region from the Benincasa hispida cultivar B227 chromosome 8, ASM972705v1, whole genome shotgun sequence genome encodes:
- the LOC120082853 gene encoding 30S ribosomal protein S21, chloroplastic-like, which translates to MAAAATSSLTKFFSSLSISKSSQIHHNSVSINLQSLPKSKPARLFATRGSVTPSSQEPKGVFSGMRIYNVLITVGENESEDQLVNRFRRQVLRAGILQECKRRRFFENSQAKRKRKAREAAKRNRKRWFRRPQSRAEEQPNKKTPQRKNRDEEDDNWDFYQVDLPYCS; encoded by the exons ATGGCCGCCGCTGCAACTTCATCTCTCACGAAGTTCTTCTCCTCCCTCTCAATCTCGAAATCATCACAAATACACCATAACTCCGTCTCTATAAACCTTCAGTCTCTTCCAAAGTCTAAACCGGCTCGGTTGTTTGCCACCAGGGGCTCTGTTACGCCTTCTTCCCAGGAACCTAAGGGTGTTTTCTCGGGCATGAGAATTTACAATGTTCTGATCACCGTGGGTGAGAACGAGTCTGAAGACCAGCTGGTGAATCGGTTCAGGCGGCAGGTCTTGAGAGCAGGGATCTTGCAGGAGTGTAAGAGGAGAAGATTTTTTGAGAATAGCCAGGCGAAGAGAAAGAGGAAAGCTAGAGAAGCTGCCAAGAGGAATCGCAAGAG ATGGTTTAGGAGGCCTCAATCAAGAGCTGAGGAGCAGCCAAACAAGAAGACCCCTCAGAGGAAGAATAGAGATGAGGAAGATGACAACTGGGACTTTTACCAAGTAGACCTCCCATACTGTTCATAG
- the LOC120083766 gene encoding probable ubiquitin-like-specific protease 2A gives MGKRKRQQPVIIIDIDHTTTGHGSRNELEESENVKNFQLVSPSMSGTSPVRRRKRTRKVGCNSAIPVQKRKLDSGAFEYCFQNLWRSSPEEKKIHFTYLDCLWFSLYLKASHRRKVLKWIKDKQIFSKKYVFVPIVCWSHWSLLIFCHFDERPESKTRKPCMLLLDSLQEANPRRFEPEIRKFVLDIFKEDGKCKNLNVICKIPLMVPKVPQQKNGDECGKFVLYFIHLFMEAAPAKFRIKDYPYFMKENWFTADGVCQFYKKFGRSDEVVCL, from the exons ATGGGTAAGCGAAAGCGTCAACAACCGGTAATAATTATTGACATCGATCACACGACTACAG GGCATGGTAGCAGGAATGAGTTAGAAGAATCTGAGAATGTTAAAAATTTTCAGCTTGTATCCCCCTCCATGTCAGGCACCAGTCCTGTTCGTCGACGCAAGCGAACAAGGAAAGTTGGATGCAACAGTGCAATTCCTGTTCAAAAAAGGAAGCTCGACTCTGGAGCTTTTGAATATTGTTTTCA GAATTTATGGAGGAGCTCTCCAGAAGAGAAGAAGATTCATTTTACATACCTTGACTGCTTATGGTTTAGCTTGTACTTGAAAGCATCCCACAGAAGAAAGGTCCTGAAATGGATCAAGGACAAACAAATATTTTCAAAGAAATATGTCTTTGTTCCTATTGTTTGCTG GAGCCACTGGAGCCTCCTGATATTTTGCCACTTTGATGAGAGACCGGAGTCAAAAACCAGAAAACCATGCATGTTATTGCTTGATTCACTTCAGGAGGCAAATCCAAGGCGGTTTGAACCAGAGATTAGAAA ATTTGTGTTGGACATTTTCAAAGAAGATGGAAAATGCAAAAACTTGAATGTTATTTGTAAAATTCCTCTCATGGTGCCTAAG GTGCCACAACAGAAAAATGGCGACGAATGTGGCAAATTTGTTTTGTACTTCATTCATTTGTTTATGGAGGCTGCTCCAGCAAAGTTTCGCATCAAGGACTACCCTTACTTT ATGAAAGAGAATTGGTTTACAGCAGATGGTGTGTGCCAATTCTACAAGAAATTCGGCCGTTCTGATGAAGTTGTCTGTCTCTAA